The following proteins are encoded in a genomic region of Desulfosporosinus youngiae DSM 17734:
- a CDS encoding adenosine deaminase — MEQTFAYGLSILLRRMSICEVMNNSRLTETGHSRQPSYLSLCDRQSFRVAFLNEFRQYSENEADNIYSRLANEVKELRWGKCGIYSLIRLVANSALRMDGASACCAHDKMVHWRNAVHQIGQSVFICAYLADQDLQNRFQRNNFAFSPYAKTDNLRLRNMLTQGIAENHFHLKGSAPAFLLSWVCLMNHIDKRNNKEGFKNEKMKRLFYPVPSGDEALELHDFVCLAAEIRLFLWRRLRGIGSKSIDEEKTNISRWTNPKGLLPPVADLQRRIDVERMLNLGSLDYITDTVKNAESDDAYAPIAGEHRFLYLMFRAIYDKDGEIKPYLDWFYTYLLVFIRMRGELVQCNHAVGFHNFMLYQDRKEIFLEKYPEYAEALVRLAFSSALENKSVKNLEVRITPKESPAQLHKSLTNYQKCIPVAASESKGERYIKRILAAGKPAGDSVYDERAYFVLHLVKEGDERCKKDMMMEIMKCRHYYFRSYKVQPQIRSIVELFQRNDPMVRRVYGIDACNQEIGCRPEVFAPEFRYARAAACQRDGFPRSNRSLPVLRITFHVGEDFLDIADGLRAIDEAVRFLELRHGDRLGHALALGIGVTEWYRFKNKKLYLPRQDILDNCVWMYKQLESYDIGNQSIRSQLVEMYHRQMNHIYYKNIPGSEREISIDTYFEAWLLRGDRPEYYLHGFEGDATQSMLKDNRAENLHTSPYCRLVRESNPRARQLMHYYHYNWGVKTDGNKIDEFDVTEDYMSAVISIQAEMQKEIARLGIAIETNPSSNYLISTYKRYDKHPILELNDAGLRNNEKCAQIFVSINTDDQGVFDTDLENEYALMACALENARDDRGQLVFKSSQVYQWLNQVRIMGMEQSFRQQQINLGGSDYGQ; from the coding sequence ATGGAACAAACTTTTGCTTATGGGCTCTCAATATTGTTGCGGCGCATGTCGATTTGTGAAGTCATGAATAATTCCCGGTTGACGGAGACAGGTCATTCCAGACAACCGAGCTATTTAAGTCTGTGTGATCGTCAAAGTTTTAGAGTCGCCTTCTTGAATGAATTCAGACAATACTCCGAAAACGAAGCGGACAACATTTATAGCCGTCTGGCCAATGAGGTGAAAGAACTGCGCTGGGGAAAGTGCGGGATCTATTCTCTGATCCGGTTAGTTGCCAACAGCGCACTGCGTATGGACGGTGCATCCGCTTGTTGTGCCCACGATAAGATGGTACATTGGCGTAATGCAGTCCATCAGATCGGCCAATCGGTGTTTATTTGTGCCTATCTTGCCGACCAGGACCTGCAAAATCGCTTTCAAAGGAACAATTTTGCCTTCAGTCCCTACGCTAAAACCGATAATCTCCGCTTGCGCAATATGTTAACTCAAGGAATCGCGGAAAACCATTTCCATTTAAAGGGTTCGGCTCCGGCCTTTTTGCTGTCGTGGGTTTGTCTGATGAACCATATTGACAAAAGGAATAACAAAGAGGGTTTCAAAAATGAAAAAATGAAGCGGCTTTTTTATCCGGTGCCTTCAGGAGATGAAGCTCTGGAATTACATGATTTCGTTTGTTTGGCTGCGGAAATACGGTTATTCCTTTGGAGGCGCTTAAGGGGAATCGGAAGTAAAAGTATTGATGAGGAAAAAACAAATATAAGTCGATGGACGAACCCAAAAGGGCTATTGCCTCCGGTGGCAGATTTACAGCGCAGAATAGATGTTGAACGCATGCTCAACTTGGGATCCTTGGATTATATAACTGATACTGTGAAAAATGCTGAATCCGACGATGCGTATGCACCGATTGCAGGTGAACACCGCTTTCTATATCTGATGTTCCGGGCTATTTATGACAAAGATGGGGAGATCAAACCTTATTTGGATTGGTTTTATACGTATTTGCTGGTTTTCATCCGTATGAGAGGAGAACTGGTTCAATGCAATCACGCTGTGGGGTTCCATAATTTTATGCTCTACCAGGATCGGAAGGAAATTTTTCTGGAAAAGTACCCGGAATATGCTGAAGCATTAGTGCGTCTGGCTTTTTCGTCAGCCTTAGAAAACAAATCGGTCAAGAACTTAGAGGTTCGGATTACGCCAAAGGAATCTCCTGCCCAATTGCATAAGTCATTGACAAACTACCAAAAATGTATCCCGGTTGCAGCAAGTGAATCAAAGGGCGAAAGGTATATCAAGCGTATTTTAGCTGCCGGGAAACCTGCCGGTGATTCGGTCTATGATGAACGGGCTTATTTTGTATTGCACTTAGTTAAAGAAGGGGACGAACGGTGTAAGAAGGACATGATGATGGAGATCATGAAATGCCGCCACTATTATTTCCGATCTTATAAGGTGCAGCCTCAGATCCGAAGCATTGTAGAGTTGTTTCAACGCAATGACCCAATGGTGCGCAGGGTTTACGGGATAGATGCCTGCAACCAGGAAATTGGCTGCCGGCCGGAAGTGTTTGCTCCGGAGTTCAGATATGCGCGTGCGGCGGCCTGTCAAAGGGACGGGTTTCCCCGTTCGAATAGATCTTTGCCGGTTTTACGTATAACCTTTCATGTGGGAGAAGACTTTCTGGATATTGCCGATGGGCTGAGGGCAATTGATGAGGCTGTTCGTTTTCTTGAGCTGCGGCACGGTGATCGCTTAGGACATGCTTTAGCCTTGGGAATTGGTGTAACTGAGTGGTACCGGTTTAAAAATAAAAAACTATATCTGCCGCGTCAGGACATCTTGGACAATTGTGTATGGATGTATAAACAACTGGAAAGCTATGATATCGGTAATCAGAGCATCCGAAGTCAATTGGTTGAGATGTATCACCGGCAGATGAATCACATTTACTATAAAAATATTCCCGGATCTGAGCGGGAAATTTCCATTGACACATATTTTGAGGCGTGGCTTTTGCGGGGGGATCGTCCGGAATATTACTTACATGGTTTCGAGGGTGATGCAACTCAATCGATGTTGAAAGACAATAGGGCGGAAAATTTGCATACCTCGCCTTATTGTCGGCTGGTTCGGGAGAGTAATCCCAGGGCAAGACAATTGATGCATTACTACCATTACAATTGGGGGGTAAAAACAGACGGGAATAAAATTGATGAGTTTGATGTGACTGAGGACTACATGAGTGCGGTAATATCCATCCAGGCCGAGATGCAGAAGGAGATTGCCCGACTGGGGATTGCGATTGAAACTAACCCTTCCTCTAATTATCTGATAAGTACTTATAAACGATATGATAAGCATCCGATTTTAGAGTTGAATGATGCAGGCTTGAGAAACAATGAAAAATGCGCTCAAATATTTGTCTCCATCAATACCGATGATCAGGGTGTTTTTGATACGGATCTGGAGAATGAATATGCCTTGATGGCCTGTGCCTTGGAAAACGCCAGGGACGACCGAGGACAGTTAGTGTTCAAGTCTTCTCAAGTGTATCAATGGCTGAATCAAGTGCGCATTATGGGTATGGAACAAAGTTTCAGACAACAACAAATAAACCTTGGAGGAAGTGACTATGGGCAGTGA